One genomic region from Methanorbis furvi encodes:
- the thrC gene encoding threonine synthase — protein MYRLVCVHCGAEYPPDAIVYNCEKCGHLLAVKYDLDEITITRKELNQRPISVWRYKEFLPVRIEPVTLQEGGTPLYHLKKIGEELGLPNLYAKHEGMNPSGSFKDRGMTLGVSMAKQLGKNIVACASTGNTSASMAVYAAKAGMPSVVLLPAGHVALGKVAQALMHGAKVISIRGNFDRALEMVHELCVSHGIYLLNSINPYRLEGQKTIGFEAVDQLGCVPDRIVLPVGNAGNISAVYKGLCEWRDVGFIDTLPMMTAIQAEGAMPVVNAIKGNLPEVVVEQNPETVASAIRIGAPVNAEKALRAIRETKGTAESVTDAEILAMQRDLARYEGIGVEPASAASVAGIRKLAEQGMLDPSEKIVCVVTGHLLKDPETVIKQCAPPIEIDPTIEALLSVL, from the coding sequence ATGTATCGCCTCGTCTGTGTTCACTGTGGTGCGGAGTATCCTCCGGACGCAATTGTGTACAACTGTGAGAAGTGCGGCCATCTTCTGGCCGTCAAATATGATCTCGATGAGATCACCATCACCCGCAAAGAACTGAACCAGCGCCCGATCTCGGTCTGGAGATACAAAGAGTTCCTGCCGGTCAGAATTGAACCGGTCACCCTGCAGGAGGGAGGAACTCCCTTGTACCATCTGAAAAAGATCGGTGAAGAGCTGGGGCTGCCGAATCTGTATGCAAAGCACGAGGGTATGAATCCGTCCGGCTCCTTTAAGGACCGCGGCATGACACTCGGTGTTTCGATGGCAAAACAGCTCGGCAAGAATATTGTTGCCTGTGCTTCAACCGGCAACACGTCTGCATCGATGGCAGTGTATGCAGCAAAGGCAGGAATGCCGTCGGTCGTTCTGCTGCCTGCAGGCCACGTGGCTCTCGGCAAGGTTGCCCAGGCACTGATGCATGGAGCGAAAGTCATCTCGATTCGCGGAAACTTTGACCGCGCTCTTGAGATGGTGCACGAGCTCTGTGTCAGCCACGGCATCTATCTGTTAAACTCCATCAACCCGTACCGGCTTGAGGGTCAGAAGACGATCGGTTTTGAGGCGGTTGATCAGCTTGGCTGTGTGCCGGACAGAATTGTTCTGCCGGTCGGCAATGCAGGAAACATCTCCGCGGTCTACAAGGGTCTGTGCGAGTGGCGCGATGTCGGTTTCATCGACACGCTGCCAATGATGACGGCCATTCAGGCCGAAGGCGCAATGCCTGTCGTCAACGCGATCAAAGGCAATCTGCCTGAAGTTGTTGTGGAGCAGAATCCTGAGACGGTTGCGTCCGCAATTCGTATCGGTGCTCCGGTAAACGCAGAGAAGGCTCTGCGTGCTATCCGCGAGACAAAGGGAACCGCAGAGTCCGTGACCGATGCAGAGATTCTTGCGATGCAGCGTGACCTTGCGCGCTATGAGGGTATCGGTGTTGAGCCGGCATCCGCTGCATCCGTTGCAGGTATCCGCAAGCTTGCCGAGCAGGGCATGCTTGATCCCAGCGAGAAAATTGTCTGTGTGGTTACCGGCCACCTGTTGAAGGATCCGGAAACGGTGATTAAGCAATGCGCTCCGCCAATCGAGATCGACCCGACCATCGAAGCACTGCTCTCCGTGCTGTAA
- a CDS encoding DUF5803 family protein — MRSANRDRPDHRSTALRAVTAVLLIAALLVLPVSANSVVYAVSEDGSTLFAEASLVNQSGYLLMSPGFIGEGGELKANNVTLTAENGTVVNTTKKNSMELTFPEGNYTLTYDAPIDGNLIYAQYLVPFNTTVLLPPEFHTNNLILGPVRDGGVTYTGDEAAALLEEMSVDSANYGTVVVWTESKDVEMRFYPVSYDTFFPIFVVVWLVIFGIAGYRYWRLRRKPIYP; from the coding sequence ATGCGCTCCGCCAATCGAGATCGACCCGACCATCGAAGCACTGCTCTCCGTGCTGTAACTGCAGTACTGCTGATAGCTGCGCTGCTGGTGCTGCCGGTGTCCGCAAACTCTGTGGTGTATGCGGTGTCTGAAGACGGCAGCACGCTCTTCGCAGAGGCCTCTCTGGTAAACCAGAGCGGCTATCTGCTGATGTCTCCCGGTTTTATCGGGGAAGGCGGAGAGCTGAAGGCGAACAATGTTACGCTGACTGCGGAGAATGGAACAGTAGTAAATACTACGAAGAAAAATTCGATGGAGCTTACGTTTCCCGAAGGAAATTATACGCTGACCTATGATGCTCCTATTGACGGGAACCTCATCTATGCGCAGTATCTGGTGCCGTTCAATACAACCGTTCTGCTGCCGCCTGAGTTTCATACGAATAATCTGATTCTCGGACCGGTCAGAGATGGCGGTGTGACCTATACCGGAGACGAGGCAGCCGCTCTTCTTGAAGAGATGAGTGTTGATTCTGCAAACTACGGGACGGTCGTGGTCTGGACAGAGTCCAAAGATGTGGAGATGCGGTTTTATCCGGTAAGCTATGATACATTCTTTCCGATCTTTGTCGTGGTCTGGTTAGTTATCTTCGGCATTGCCGGATACCGGTACTGGCGTCTGCGAAGAAAACCAATCTATCCATAA